The Natranaerovirga hydrolytica genome window below encodes:
- the hpt gene encoding hypoxanthine phosphoribosyltransferase: protein MEKIKTLIAEEKVAERIETIAKEISKEYAGKTLHLICVLKGGVVFMCDLAKKIDVPVTMDFMAVSSYGDEKVSSGIVKIVKDLDDSIEGKDIIVVEDIIDSGRTLSYLLQILKERKPNSMKICTLLDKPETRVVDVAVDYVGFEIPDEFVVGYGLDYAQKYRNLPYIGVIEQ, encoded by the coding sequence ATGGAAAAAATTAAAACATTAATAGCCGAAGAAAAAGTAGCAGAGAGGATTGAAACCATTGCTAAAGAAATTTCAAAAGAGTACGCTGGAAAGACTTTACATTTAATCTGTGTATTAAAAGGTGGAGTTGTTTTTATGTGCGATTTAGCAAAAAAAATAGACGTTCCAGTAACAATGGATTTTATGGCAGTATCAAGCTATGGAGATGAAAAAGTTAGTAGTGGAATTGTTAAGATTGTAAAAGACTTAGACGATTCAATTGAAGGTAAAGACATCATAGTAGTTGAAGATATTATAGATTCAGGAAGAACATTAAGTTATTTGCTTCAAATCCTAAAAGAAAGAAAACCAAACAGTATGAAAATATGTACATTATTAGATAAGCCAGAAACAAGAGTAGTAGATGTGGCTGTTGATTATGTAGGATTTGAAATTCCAGATGAATTTGTAGTTGGATATGGATTGGATTATGCTCAAAAGTACAGGAATTTACCATATATAGGAGTTATAGAACAATAA